The Vicia villosa cultivar HV-30 ecotype Madison, WI linkage group LG1, Vvil1.0, whole genome shotgun sequence genome includes a region encoding these proteins:
- the LOC131627717 gene encoding uncharacterized protein LOC131627717, with the protein MGNTSSMLTQYDIEEVQQHCNHAFTQQEIVSLYERFCQLDRNNCGFIPSDEFLSIPEFAVNPLSQSLLRMLDGFNFKEFIAFLSAFSPRATLQNKIEFIFKVYDTDCNGKVSFDDILTVLRDLTGQYMSEDQRKEVLAQVLEEAGYTKGSFLVLSDFMKILGNSDLKMEAEVPVD; encoded by the exons ATGGGCAACACATCCTCCATGCTCACTCAGTACGACATTGAAGAAGTCCAGCAACACTGCAATCACGCAT TTACGCAGCAAGAGATCGTTTCTCTATACGAGCGTTTTTGCCAACTCGATCGCAACAATTGCGGTTTCATCCCCTCCGATGAATTCCTCTCCATTCCCGAATTCGCCGTCAATCCTCTCTCTCAG AGTTTGTTGAGAATGCTGGATGGATTTAACTTCAAGGAATTTATAGCTTTTTTGTCTGCGTTCAGTCCTCGCGCCACTCTCCAAAACAAAATTGAAT TTATTTTCAAGGTTTATGATACGGATTGCAATGGAAAAGTTAGCTTTGATGATATATTGACAGTTTTGAGGGATTTGACTGGACAATATATGTCTGAAGATCAGAGAAAG GAAGTTCTGGCACAGGTCCTTGAGGAAGCTGGCTATACAAAGGGTTCATTCTTAGTCTTGTCTGACTTCATGAAG ATTCTTGGCAATTCGGATTTGAAGATGGAAGCTGAGGTTCCTGTGGATTAG